One stretch of Salarias fasciatus chromosome 19, fSalaFa1.1, whole genome shotgun sequence DNA includes these proteins:
- the LOC115407087 gene encoding oocyte zinc finger protein XlCOF22-like, which produces MRIHTGEKPYSCETCGKSFSLRSNLLSHMRTHTGEKPYSCGTCGKSCSQRSNLLSHMRTHTGEKPHSCEKCGKSFSQRQTLLSHMRTHTGEKPHSCETCGKSFSHRKTFLNHMRTHTGEKPHSCEKCGKSFSHRQTFLNHMRTHTGEKPHSCETCGKGFSQRSTLLIHMRTHTGEKPYSCGTCGRSFSQRSYLLIHMRTHTGEKPYSCGTCGRSFSQHSLLTSNQFFTLFISSFSVFTRSS; this is translated from the exons atgagaattcatacaggtgagaagccatactcctgtgaaacatgtggcaaaagtttcagtctaCGTAGTAATTTGTtgagccacatgagaactcacacag gtgagaagccatattcctgtggaacatgtggaaaaagttgcaGTCAGCGTAGTAATTTGTtgagccacatgagaactcacacaggtgagaagccacattcttgtgaaaaatgcgggaaaagtttcagtcaacgtCAAACTTTGTtgagccacatgagaactcacacaggtgagaagccacattcttgtgaaacatgcgggaaaagtttcagtcatcgtaaaacttttttaaaccacatgagaactcacacaggtgagaagccacattcttgtgaaaaatgcgggaaaagtttcagtcatcgtcaaacttttttaaaccacatgagaactcacacaggtgagaagccacattcttgtgaaacatgcgggaaaGGTTTCAGTCAACGTAGTACTTtgttgatccacatgagaactcacacaggtgagaagccgtattcctgTGGAACATGTGGGAGAAGTTTCAGTCAGCGGAGTTATTtgttgatccacatgagaactcacacaggtgagaagccgtattcctgTGGAACATGTGGGAGAAGTTTCAGTCAGC atagTTTATTAACATCCAAccaattttttactttattcatttcatcatttaGTGTATTTACAAGATCATCATAG